The following DNA comes from Salvelinus sp. IW2-2015 linkage group LG1, ASM291031v2, whole genome shotgun sequence.
TTGGATTTGTATCAAACCTTGTGACCTAGTTCTCAATGGCACCCATAAACATGCCATTGTTTACTTTCTCTTTACTGTATGTCCTGAACAAATCCTTCTCTGAATGGTATGAATGGAAGTCTGAAAATATGAATCTATTAGATTTGCAGACATAACTAAGGGAATAGCTTAGATTGTTCTTCTTTGCACCATGTTTGCTCCATGCTCTCTGTGTTATTTACAGAATGGGTAGCCAAGTATCAGCCAGCCCATTTCTCAAGCAGCTCTTCCTGGTTCAGAGAAGTGAATCAAAGGCCATGTGAATCTCTTCTCCTTTCACTCTGCCCTGCCGCCAGCCAGGGAGCGACAACAACAGAAAAAATCCACTTTCTTACCAGTGcatgaggtaggtaacaacagagTCGTGCATACAAAATAGACTggcctgtttctctctgtcaatTTAAAAGTTATCTCTCTTTTACAGAAGTGTGTCAGGTTTAGGTGAGCACCCCATTTTATCATTTGTGCtaatgtgtacatactgtatgtgggagTGTTTTGCAGGtattcagggaaaatgtattgtagGGTAATTTTATGAAAGCTGTcactcatttacattacatttaagtcatttagcagacgctcttatccagagcgacttacaagttgaattatgattacattttgtcCATTTTATACATAATATGCATACtatttttgcaatgtgtcatgGATACGCTCCTCAATCTCCACTAAGTAAGCAGGCTAGATGATGGGTTGACATGGACATACAGTGTGGAAATTATACAGTATGTCAAAAGTGATATCTTTGTCCCTGGGTAGTTGAGAAACTGTCTATACGATTAGCGTTTTTAAACATTCTCCATTTGCTCAAGTgaggtaaaaaataaacacagaaaACTGATTCCAATGGGGAAGTGGGGAAGCAATCAAGAAACAGCTAACTTTCTATAGATacagacagtggtgtaaagtacttaaatacaaatactttaaagtactacttaaaaggttttttggggtatctgtactttactatttctatttttgactacttttcattttacttcactacattcctaaaacaaATAAtgtacttcatacattttccctgacacccaaaagtactctttacatgttcaatgcttagcaggacaggaaaagggtccaattcatacacttatcaagagaacatccctggtcatctctactgcctctgatctggcggactcactaaacacaaatgctttgtttgtaaatgatgtctatctacattttaaaacaagaaaatgacatcgtctgctttgcttaatataaggaattggaaagtatttacttttgatacttaagtatatttaaaaccaaatacttttagacttttactcaagtagtattttactgggtgactttcacttttacttgagtcattttctattaaggtatctctactttactcaagtatgacaatgggGTACTTTTTCTATCACTGGATACAGAGTTCCTTGAGAAACACaccagtcacatgtctgtgaaccAAAGAAGGTGCCACTGCTCCGTAAAAGGATTGAAAATATGGGACTTTGTGTCACAAAGTGTTGATGGTATAAGGGAAGCTGCATGCAACAAAACAGGAAGTATTTGTCCATTCTAGAAATTCCCCTGCTCAGTTATAAGATTGTGGCAAAATATGGTTTCATTATTGGTCAAAAGAAACCACGTCAGACGTAGGTCAATATTAGTGTTGAGACTACAGTGCATGTGTCTAGAAAATCAGTACAGTGGAAAATAAGGCTTTACACAAGAAACTGTCCAAACGTAATGTTCCTCCCATAAAAACGGAAGCCTAAAAGTCATACGATTTCATACCTACCCAATTCTATTCATTAGACAATACACAATACACCTGTATTGTAATGTAGATATATTATTGTTTGTTCATCTTCCCTACCGGTGACTGCAGTCAAGATGTCTCCATGCTGTTTGTTGGCTCTGTTGGCTCTAATCCCCTTAACTCTGGCTGCCAACCCTGGAGTCAAGGTCCAACTCACAGACAAGGGCATTGAATATGGTATGTTTGAGGCAGGTGCAATAACATTGCATGATTTTAGATCAAGATGAGGCTGTGTATTATGATCATGTGGCAAATAAATATACTATACTCCTCACAGCCCATTCTGCCTCAATGCCTTGCTCTGTGCTGTCCACAGGTAAACAGATTGGGATGGCATCTCTGCAACAGAAACTTAAGACCATTAAGGTCCCAGATCTCTCTGGAACAGAGAAAGTGCCTCCCATTGGGAAGGTCAAGTACAGTTTGACAGGGTAAGGGAGAAAATCCTATGTCTTTTCCCAAACAAAATACATTGTTAATTGTCTGCTTATCTCATGTAATCATTTGTTGATAATCAACTGTGTTTACAAATGCTATAGTGTTCACAACACGCCCCTATCCTACCAACTATGTACTGTGTTCTATCCTCCAGAATGACGATAGTGAATCTGGGACTTCCCAAGTCTGCTTTGGTACTGGTGCCAGGTACTGGAGTCAGCCTGGCGATTACTAATGCCTTCATCAACCTGCACGGGAACTGGAGGGTCCGATACTTCAGGTTCATGTGAGTTCATGAGGGAGGGTCTGAACACCCAGTGcatccccaggaccaggattgaacAAGACTAAAACACTGCACAATTTTCTCTTGGGTCTGCCTATCCATACCCAAAGGACTCAAACAATATTATTTTCTCGTTAACAATCTAGACAAGACCGTGGCTCCTTCGACCTGGCAGTAAATGGACTCACCATCACTGCCAATATTGKAATCAAGAGTGATGAGACTGGCAGGCCAACGGtcagcactgtcaactgtgtggcCAACGTGGGCAGCGCCAGCATCAAGTTCCATGGTGGGGCCAGGTAAATGGAGTATATAGAGGCACTTAACACTATGCTGTACTTAAAACGTTGTGAGAACACATGTTATCGATTTAGGAATCATCAAACCACAATGTTAAAAAATGATTGCAATGTGGATTTACTTGTTTCCTCAAATGCTTTGGTTGCTGTTTTCCAGCTGGCTTTACAATCTTTTCAAGTCCTACATTGACAAGGCCCTGCGCAGTGCTCTGCAGAAACAGGTGAGGGACAGTGTCATGCCAGACTACAAACTCAAATTAATCTTGTTTGGTTCTCTTGACAATAACAATCCCTCTGTTCAATGTTACAGATCTGCCCCCTAGTGGCTGATGCTATTACTGACATGAACCCACACCTCAAAACTTTCAATGGTAAACAATATTTAAGGCCAAATGCAGCCAGTTTTtttatatcaaatcatttctgggtaacaattcagTACATTATTGTAATATATTTATAGCAAAACAattatttctcaagcaagaattttgcttggactgtctgggagtgctCTGAGgtaggaggggaaaactgaaaacaagctgttattggcagagaggtttggaactctctttgttattggtctattaaccaatttacagcATGGCGATGTCACAATGGAAAGCCgaaactcccgcccatgcaaacctgatgattagaaggtcctgtgtggattgtattttcaaccagaaaCTATCAAGAAATAAcactgatacatttttttatacttttacaGTGTTATTTCATcaactgttgtacaatatgatacaaaacacagaaaaaacatcattttgactgcactgggcctttaaacacttATCCTCATGAACATAtttgtataaatcaaatcaaatcaaattgtattagtcacatgcaccgactacaacaggtgtagaccttacagtgaaatgcttacttatgtgcccctaaccaacaatgcagttttaaaaaagaataagaaataaaagtaaaagtaacaagtaattaaagagcagcagtaaaataacaatagcaagactatatacaggagagtacctgtacagagtcaatgttgaggTAGAGTTATTtcggagcggcaggtagcctagtggttagagcgttggactagtaaccgaagggTTGCAAGGTTAAATCCCCAAGGTTAAAaaaaactgtcgttctgcccctgaacaaggcagttaacccactgttcctaggctgtcattgaaaataagaatttgttcttaactgacttgcctggtaaaataaatatatatatttttttatgttattaCATTGACAAATTACGGTGTTATTCATAGGCTACTAAATGGATCCTAAATATTTATTTTCTGCCATCTTGAAGTTCTAGCCAAAGTGGACCAGTATGCTGAAATTGAAtattccatggtgacatcacccaCCATTTCAAAGTCCTCCATTGAATTCAGCTTGAAGGTAAAAACTTCAGACTCCCAATCTACCTTTCAACGCTACAAACATATGGGCTCAGTAAGGCAAGATGtcaattctccctctctctctgtcttcctctctctctctctctgtatccctttctctctctgactctccctctAACTCGCTCTGTCTAtgtatcttgctctctctctctttctttctctctctgcagggtgAGTTCTACAACATTGTTAAGCACCAGGAGCCTCCGTTCTCTCCCACGCCCTTCTCCCTGCCTCCTCAGGACAACAACATGCTCTACATCGGGGTCTCTTCCTTCACCCCCAACTCTGCAGGCTTTGTGTACAACAATGCTGGAGCACTCAGCCTATATGTCACAGATGATATGGTGAGTCTAAATCTGATTCCCATCTACAGGGAGTGAGGTTTAACATAGTCCCATCTGCCTCAGGGGTGAGGTTAAACATAAGTGTTTCTTCCCCTGACAGATCCCTCCTAGCTCTCCCATCCGTCTGAACACTGGAACGTTTGGAGTCTTCATTCCAGAGGTGATACACCAGACCCCACTTTCACCATTCTACCTCCATATCACTTCACTTCACTTGTTTACAGTAAAAAATCTATGAAATTAGTTTGGCTTTAGTGTCCATCCAGAGATGGAAATTAGCCTTTTGTTCAAACACATTTACTCTGTGTTTGTATCTAAGAGAGGATAAAGTTAACATTCTTCTCAGGATTAAAAAAAGATGATGTATGTTGTTTCAGATAGCGAAGCGTTTCCCTGGAATGATGATGAAGCTGCTGGTGAAGACGGTGAAGGAGCCCACCATCTCCCTTGAGCCCAACAACGTGACAGTCCAGGCCAGCGGCACGGTGACGGCCTACGCCATCCAGCCCAACACCAcgctctctcccctctttgtCCTCAACatggtcagtcagtctgtcagtcactcAGGAAGTAGAATACTGTAGCTTAGACTGTGAGAGTGATAATTAACTCTACAAGCTTTCTCTATCTCTGCAGGAGGGTAGTGTCAGCGCTCAACTGAACGTGACTGGGGTGAAGCTGGCTGGGGCTATCACTCTGAACAAGTAAGTATGATTGGTGCAAAAGGGGAACAAAAGCCCTTCAAACACTGACCAAAGTAAATTAATACTGTCTGCTTTTCACAGACTTGAGATGACATTGGGAACTAGTTACGTAGGACAGTTTCAGGTAAGAATGATATTTTCAGAGCTTATGACATGCATATAACTTGCTAACACTGAACCACTGAACCTAAACAATGAAATTATATCAAACAGGTTCAATCTCTTGACAACATCTTCCTGATGGTTCTGAAAGTGGTTGTGATACCTAAGGTCAATGGTGAGTGCTTTATTTCCATGTTTATTTATATTCATTGTTTCTGCACTGATTGGCCACtggaaaaccatgtgtttgtatCTTATAGCTCGCCTAGAGAAGGGTTTTCCCCTACCCTCTATTGGAAAGATGAACCTTATCAACACTCAACTGCAAGTCCTGAAGGTACAGTCAGATATCTAAGAGCTCATTGCTTCCTACATCTCTTCTCACGTCCAATATCTCCTATACTGTAGCCAGTGTGTGTCCTAACAAGCTACTGCTGCTTTTCTGTCTCCAGGACTACATGCTGATTGGTACAGACGTTCAATTCACAGGATAAGTGCCATGTAAATCCCAGTGCAAGTCATCATTAATCGATGATTGATCATGCATCAAATCATAAATCAAACCAATGAGACATGTAATGAATGTTTGCAAATCAAATCtattatactgtacatttatGCTCTCAAACAATGCACCACATTCTGAAATGAAATACTGTATCTTCCAATCTTTTCAGTATTCCACTTCTATTCAATGTTGTAatttatattaaatacatttgtataaataaacaaatatcagTAAAGCTTTCTTTTATTCGACAACAGTCTTCTTCAGTCTGTTGTCTCTGGTTTGAGGTAACATCTTTGTCCATCAACTGCTGGCTTTATAACGAGCTATGCCCACAAAAATCCTGCAAAGCACTGCTCAGCACCGTGGTGCCACAAAGGATATCCACTCCACACTCACCTTCAGGGAACAGAGGACTAGAGGACTAGACACTGTGTTGGTGGGTCAGACTGCCAGTTGTCCGTTATGGTGGTGGTCAGATGTGTAGCTGTGTCACGCAGAGAGGTGTGGCTGAGGGCGTGGCCTCTCAGGCTCTCAGAGTTGGCTGATGTTATCTGCTATCTGAGACAGGCCAGTCAGTCACAGGGCAGGAACAGAGCAGGTCTGAACACGGTGCCCCAGTGACGGTAGTGTCTCATAATCCCTATAAAATCACTCATAAGCCATTATAAGCAATAGATGGACATGAAATGAAACATTTGAATCAAATCGAAGTTTATTTGTcaagtgcgccgaatacaacaggtgtagtagaccttacagtgaaatgcttacttacaggctctaaccaatagtgcaaaaaaggtattaggtgaacaataggtaagtaaagaaataaaaacagtagcgaggctacatacagacaccggttagtctggctgatttaggtagtatgtacatgtagatatggttactTTCATACAGTATAATTGAGAGAGTGTGAGAAGTTTAAAAAAAWatatatatatttattgaatattcgaaacatacaatatacttgcagtgaagccgctcaataaccacatcataccagtcatccaacagattcccattcagagcgacacacagaagcatccagagtcaatgccctgctcaagggcatgttgaccgatctaccaccaggccaaaaaacatgaaccagaaccctccaagatccccccacagttccccaatagctgtccctcaaccattcgagaccgctcccacagtccccccaggaaaaaaaaaaaaaaaatgcaattaattccattccccaccccaagaaccccccaacgcaccaacaaccaagagaatgaattaaagagaaaaaaggaaaagacagaagaaaacagcaaacaacaatgcaaaacaatacatttaaaacgaaggacatcaaggacaaataaaatcataacagcaatgccaaRtgtatatgtttgtgtgcatgtctggcactattacatgtatgtgtgtgttcttgtatgtgtttatttgaatgagagtgtgtgtatatgcatgtgtacaaacacctgcacagcatcagcctcaggcaaaccggcattagttgtaaaaacactgtcaCTTAGTGTCTTTCAAATGtgctttttattatgttttatttggacttaaattttttaaaacttttttatctttgaccatcattctatctctcacacagtaactccactcccacttgtctccaattccacatgtctccaattccacataccaaccctcagttTCCATccgcccatcccatctatctctgctggccacccacttcaggtttctacgcaacacatatctttcaactatgctgtgatgtttaacgtacaatttcaatctatataatcgaatagaatccacagattatgatgaatacttttactaagagtattagtatattagtaatcgACTGAcctggtctctccagatctcctaacagtactatttctagggtcaattttagatgaatgttatgcattttcagccattcctgaacctgagactagaaacaggctacctgagggcaatatcaataaatggtctattgattctgtatcctcacaacaaaatctgcagagcttcgatgattttatgccccaaatattcaacattttgttggtggcaagaattctatataataattttacctgaaaagcacgaagtcttgaatcgtgcgttgttttatatatcaactccatgtaccatggaatcggtacatcaaaaatctcttcccaactattttgcaatctgtatggcacagttgtcaacatcctggtcctcaaatgaaactggtatactttcctatttatgctatttttattcctccaccAGTTTTGAtgctttatattgggcagacagaccagttccctaccgagcatcacaaacaccaggaatcttcccCGGCAGTTAAACCACTTTCACATTTACCGCTACCCCAATAATCATCctttcaatggcacccttttcttgagagcaaaacaagtCACAGCTCTTGTCCCCATTCACGTGGCGCTGcgcgcctgctccctctgaccagcagaaacacaaacagaccactTTGATTTTCTTCTCGTATCAGGTCGGTGAGCTATAATAAGAACTGATTGTGTGTAAATAAATATCCGTCTTTCAAATACGTCCTCAAGGACGTCCAACATTGTGGTCTGTCTTGAACCTCTTCTTTCACAAAAGGTTCCACTGTACTATACATTGTACTATACATTGTACCATACATTGGCCCACAGTGAACGTGCCAGCGTTGTGCACCTTGAATGAAACTATAGAAACATTTTACCATAAAGCTCAATATCTACAGTCTATACatatttaagagagagagagacagagagagagaaaaaaaagagagcgagagagagcaagagagagagaaaaagagagagaaaaagagagagtgagagagagagaaaagagactgaGATAATGACCTGAACTAACATCAATGACTGCAGGAGAACCCAATAGAATCAACTCACAAAGGATTAATCCAGAAGGTTTGTTTAAGATtgtaatgtttttgtgtgtgtcaatAACACCATTTGGTTATGATGATGTCATTAATTGATAGTGTAACCCTGTCAAAGTGATGTACAGTTTATCagaattgcaacaaaaaaaaactatacatgaaTATAATATTTAGATTGTTATCTGTATCAACTATACATGGTTATTTATTCTTCAAATAAAATTACTAAACTAACTGTTGTGCTTAATTTTGGATATATTGGTTGAAGAATCAAACAAAGCCAGACTTTGATTTtgcattttttatgtattttacatAATAACTAAGATTTGGTTACATCCAGTATTGCTGCACTAAATAGTCTTCCTCTTGGTCAAAGTAATCATGAAAACAATGTCTACCTCTCCTAGAGAACTCCATGTCCACTGCAGTGATATCAGATCAGGGGCCAAGTGAGGAAAACTGTGGCTTCAGAGTTTTTTTCTAATGCAATTTTAACACTGACATTTTTTCTTGCTGTTTTCCAGAATTAGCCATTATGATGGAGAGAGCTGCACTGCTGGTGTTCTCCTGTCTGGTGACGTCTGTATCAGGCTCCCCACTCTGGCCATCTATTAGGTACTGTAAGAAACCAAACATTCTGCATAACAGCAatttcatttcaaatccaaagtcatTTTAATAGTATTCAAATATGTTGCAGAATATTAACCAACATGCTAATTTGACAAATGCCTACCACGGGTTGTATGACATATGACAAAAGATAGCTTATTTTGCTTTAATGTGACTTAAAAAACTAAAATCTCAGAACTTAATGAATGAATGTTATTTAGAGAATGTTtctaataaaacattattttaagtttGCTATCTGAAAATGCATTCTGATACAGCTATGgtcatttaataaattaaatcATTAAGTATTAATATGAATGCAACTGTAAAAGCTCACTAACCATAATGCACTTGAATAAGAAAGAACGATTTATGATTCTAGTACATTACTGCTAGAGTTTAAAAAACAATGCTATCATCTATGTCATATGAAGATCTAATTCAATTTAATTTTGAATCAACTGGACTTCCATGAACCCCTAGTAGCTATGTTAGTAGTGGTGTGCATTTCCTTTTGAGTGACATAAACAACACGCAAAGTAATTCTGGTGTATGGGCTTTGCCAGCAGA
Coding sequences within:
- the LOC111969645 gene encoding bactericidal permeability-increasing protein isoform X1, encoding MRSVSGLEFLEKHTSHMSVNQRRCHCSVKGLKIWDFVSQSVDGIREAACNKTGSIFKMSPCCLLALLALIPLTLAANPGVKVQLTDKGIEYGKQIGMASLQQKLKTIKVPDLSGTEKVPPIGKVKYSLTGMTIVNLGLPKSALVLVPGTGVSLAITNAFINLHGNWRVRYFRFIQDRGSFDLAVNGLTITANIXIKSDETGRPTVSTVNCVANVGSASIKFHGGASWLYNLFKSYIDKALRSALQKQICPLVADAITDMNPHLKTFNVLAKVDQYAEIEYSMVTSPTISKSSIEFSLKGEFYNIVKHQEPPFSPTPFSLPPQDNNMLYIGVSSFTPNSAGFVYNNAGALSLYVTDDMIPPSSPIRLNTGTFGVFIPEIAKRFPGMMMKLLVKTVKEPTISLEPNNVTVQASGTVTAYAIQPNTTLSPLFVLNMEGSVSAQLNVTGVKLAGAITLNKLEMTLGTSYVGQFQVQSLDNIFLMVLKVVVIPKVNARLEKGFPLPSIGKMNLINTQLQVLKDYMLIGTDVQFTG
- the LOC111969645 gene encoding bactericidal permeability-increasing protein isoform X2, with translation MRSVSGLEFLEKHTSHMSVNQRRCHCSVKGLKIWDFVSQSVDGIREAACNKTGIKMSPCCLLALLALIPLTLAANPGVKVQLTDKGIEYGKQIGMASLQQKLKTIKVPDLSGTEKVPPIGKVKYSLTGMTIVNLGLPKSALVLVPGTGVSLAITNAFINLHGNWRVRYFRFIQDRGSFDLAVNGLTITANIXIKSDETGRPTVSTVNCVANVGSASIKFHGGASWLYNLFKSYIDKALRSALQKQICPLVADAITDMNPHLKTFNVLAKVDQYAEIEYSMVTSPTISKSSIEFSLKGEFYNIVKHQEPPFSPTPFSLPPQDNNMLYIGVSSFTPNSAGFVYNNAGALSLYVTDDMIPPSSPIRLNTGTFGVFIPEIAKRFPGMMMKLLVKTVKEPTISLEPNNVTVQASGTVTAYAIQPNTTLSPLFVLNMEGSVSAQLNVTGVKLAGAITLNKLEMTLGTSYVGQFQVQSLDNIFLMVLKVVVIPKVNARLEKGFPLPSIGKMNLINTQLQVLKDYMLIGTDVQFTG
- the LOC111969645 gene encoding bactericidal permeability-increasing protein isoform X3; its protein translation is MRSVSGLVKMSPCCLLALLALIPLTLAANPGVKVQLTDKGIEYGKQIGMASLQQKLKTIKVPDLSGTEKVPPIGKVKYSLTGMTIVNLGLPKSALVLVPGTGVSLAITNAFINLHGNWRVRYFRFIQDRGSFDLAVNGLTITANIXIKSDETGRPTVSTVNCVANVGSASIKFHGGASWLYNLFKSYIDKALRSALQKQICPLVADAITDMNPHLKTFNVLAKVDQYAEIEYSMVTSPTISKSSIEFSLKGEFYNIVKHQEPPFSPTPFSLPPQDNNMLYIGVSSFTPNSAGFVYNNAGALSLYVTDDMIPPSSPIRLNTGTFGVFIPEIAKRFPGMMMKLLVKTVKEPTISLEPNNVTVQASGTVTAYAIQPNTTLSPLFVLNMEGSVSAQLNVTGVKLAGAITLNKLEMTLGTSYVGQFQVQSLDNIFLMVLKVVVIPKVNARLEKGFPLPSIGKMNLINTQLQVLKDYMLIGTDVQFTG
- the LOC111969645 gene encoding bactericidal permeability-increasing protein isoform X4, whose amino-acid sequence is MSPCCLLALLALIPLTLAANPGVKVQLTDKGIEYGKQIGMASLQQKLKTIKVPDLSGTEKVPPIGKVKYSLTGMTIVNLGLPKSALVLVPGTGVSLAITNAFINLHGNWRVRYFRFIQDRGSFDLAVNGLTITANIXIKSDETGRPTVSTVNCVANVGSASIKFHGGASWLYNLFKSYIDKALRSALQKQICPLVADAITDMNPHLKTFNVLAKVDQYAEIEYSMVTSPTISKSSIEFSLKGEFYNIVKHQEPPFSPTPFSLPPQDNNMLYIGVSSFTPNSAGFVYNNAGALSLYVTDDMIPPSSPIRLNTGTFGVFIPEIAKRFPGMMMKLLVKTVKEPTISLEPNNVTVQASGTVTAYAIQPNTTLSPLFVLNMEGSVSAQLNVTGVKLAGAITLNKLEMTLGTSYVGQFQVQSLDNIFLMVLKVVVIPKVNARLEKGFPLPSIGKMNLINTQLQVLKDYMLIGTDVQFTG